Within the Prochlorococcus sp. MIT 1300 genome, the region ACAAACAATTGGGTTCAAGTGAGCGTATCTGACAGTGGTCCAGGAATTCCTATAAACGAACAACACAGGATCTTTTTAGACCAAGTAAGGCTTCCACAAACCTCTAAGAACGCCTCTGGGTTTGGGGTTGGGCTATCTGTATGCAGACGGATCGTAGAGGTACATGGAGGCCGAATATGGGTTGTATCAGAGCCTCAAGAGGGGGCCTGTTTCCACTTCACAGTTCCAGTTTGGCAAGGCCAAGAAGGTCAAAGAGCTGGAGACTCCTTGACGGAGGGAGAGGCTGAACCGTAGTTTTCGAATGTGATTATTATCATCATTGGATCTGATCACGGCCTCGCCCCCATCGTCTAGAGGCCTAGGACACCTCCCTTTCACGGAGGCGACAGGGGTTCGAATCCCCTTGGGGGTATTAGTATTTTTCAAACAAAAGCCATATAAAACCCTTGAATGAGGCTAAAAATTAGCTTGTTATTAAGCAGGAAATATTTTCCTTTGGGCTTATTTAGGGATTTCCCCAAGGCTAATAAACCTAAGGCTTTATCAAACTTCTCCTTGCAGCCTCTGCCTCAACTGCAAGGAGATTCGTCTTCAGATCTTCTCTAAGTCTTTGCTCAATTAGAGTTACAGGCATCCCTATGCACCCTTGCACAGTCAATTCATAAAAAAGTCGACTTCCCTTCCCTTCATTAGTTTCTTTTATTCTCCAAGCACCTTCAAACCTTCTAAAGTCTCCCTTAAGCAGACGAAAATTTAATGTACGTTCTTGGTAATACTCAATTAATTCAATCTGAACCTTGGCTGAGAATTTTAACCCCATTAATTGTTGGCAACCAACCTGTTTTAGGTGAACACAATTATCGACTTTACTAATCAAAATACTAGTAGAAAGATTGGGAATAAAATCACTTAAATGATCATAGTCAGTAAGTGCCGACCAAATGAAGTCGCTATGGGTTTGAGTTGATAACTGTGCTGCTAGACGACGAGTCCCATGTGGCAACCTTTCCATTGTTTGCTCAATGGTCTGGCCAATGAACCTGTTTGATTCGTGGAAGCCTGATATTGCTTTGCCAGATGGTCC harbors:
- a CDS encoding SRPBCC family protein, producing MERLPHGTRRLAAQLSTQTHSDFIWSALTDYDHLSDFIPNLSTSILISKVDNCVHLKQVGCQQLMGLKFSAKVQIELIEYYQERTLNFRLLKGDFRRFEGAWRIKETNEGKGSRLFYELTVQGCIGMPVTLIEQRLREDLKTNLLAVEAEAARRSLIKP